The following are encoded together in the candidate division WOR-3 bacterium genome:
- a CDS encoding class I SAM-dependent methyltransferase: MARTKPFDEFTFEYDNWFFTNHFTYISELKAVKKLIPKKGQGLEIGVGTGRFAEPTGVTFGVEPSVKMAKIAAERKIQIVRSIAEYLPFKDFAFDFTLMVTTICFIDDVEQSFQEAKRVLKNGAPFLVGFIDKESPIGKLYQKLKNSSEFYKIANFYSFREIAEMLEKTGFRDLKSVQTVFRGLKEMDSEEEALEGHGKGSFVVLRAIK, encoded by the coding sequence ATGGCGAGAACAAAACCTTTTGATGAATTTACTTTTGAATACGACAATTGGTTTTTTACAAACCATTTCACGTATATATCAGAACTCAAAGCAGTAAAAAAACTTATTCCCAAAAAAGGCCAAGGGCTTGAGATAGGTGTCGGCACCGGTAGATTCGCCGAACCCACTGGTGTGACTTTTGGCGTCGAACCGTCTGTAAAAATGGCCAAAATCGCGGCAGAGAGAAAAATTCAAATAGTCAGATCTATCGCCGAATATCTGCCTTTCAAAGATTTTGCTTTCGATTTCACGCTGATGGTGACGACTATTTGTTTTATTGACGATGTCGAACAGTCTTTCCAAGAGGCAAAAAGGGTCCTCAAAAATGGCGCCCCTTTTCTTGTAGGTTTCATAGACAAAGAAAGCCCAATTGGAAAGTTGTATCAAAAATTAAAAAACAGCAGTGAATTCTACAAAATAGCAAATTTTTACAGTTTTAGAGAAATCGCCGAAATGCTCGAAAAAACCGGTTTTCGGGATTTAAAATCGGTCCAGACCGTATTCAGAGGTTTAAAAGAGATGGATAGCGAAGAAGAAGCCCTTGAAGGTCACGGGAAAGGTTCTTTTGTGGTGTTAAGGGCCATCAAATAA